Proteins encoded within one genomic window of Vidua macroura isolate BioBank_ID:100142 chromosome 2, ASM2450914v1, whole genome shotgun sequence:
- the B4GALT4 gene encoding beta-1,4-galactosyltransferase 4 isoform X1, with amino-acid sequence MALGLNVFNLFYKLKVLVLVTLFVMVLWTTFGYLVDTRQEIPKAKSMVEFFRKVTSLQHSQEEEKIESTADVPMVKSFQSPCPALSPYLRGASKLSFKPSVTLEEVQKENPQVAKGRYHPVECSALQHVAILIPHRNREKHLLYLLQHLHPFLQRQQLDYGIYVIHQAGNTKFNRAKLLNVGYLEALKEANWDCFIFHDVDLVPENDFNIYMCDTQPKHLVVGRNNTGYRLRYRGYFGGVTALTRDQFSKVNGFSNNYWGWGGEDDDLRIRVEMQKMKVVRPPADVARYTMIFHNRDHGNEENRERMKLLRQVSRTWKTDGLNSCSYKLLSVEHNPLYINITVDFSVQPKVS; translated from the exons ATGGCCTTGGGCTTGAATGTTTTTAACCTCTTCTATAAGTTGAAAGTGTTGGTGCTTGTCACTTTATTTGTGATGGTGCTATGGACCACATTTGGTTACTTAGTGGACACCAGACAGGAAATTCCTAAAGCTAAGAGCATGGTGGAATTTTTCAGGAAGGTAACTAGCCTGCAGCACAGTCAAGAGGAAGAGAAGATTGAATCCACTGCAGATGTTCCCATGGTGAAGTCATTTCAgagtccctgcccagctctgtctcCATACCTGC GAGGTGCCAGCAAACTCTCCTTCAAACCATCTGTTACACTGGAAGAGGTGCAAAAGGAGAACCCTCAGGTAGCCAAGGGCCGGTACCACCCTGTAGagtgctcagccctgcagcacgTGGCCATCCTTATCCCACACCGCAACCGGGAGAAGCATCTGCTGTacctcctgcagcacctccaccCCTTcctgcaaaggcagcagctggattATGGCATCTATGTCATTCACcag GCTGGCAACACCAAATTTAATCGAGCCAAACTGCTGAATGTAGGATACCTAGAGGCCCTAAAAGAAGCAAACTGGGACTGTTTCATTTTCCATGATGTGGATCTGGTGCCAGAAAATGACTTTAACATTTACATGTGTGACACACAACCAAAGCACCTTGTAGTTGGCAGGAACAATACTGGATACAG GTTACGGTACCGGGGATATTTTGGAGGTGTAACTGCTCTTACAAGAGATCAGTTTTCCAAAGTGAATGGATTTTCTAACAACTACTGGGGTTGGGGTGGAGAAGATGATGACCTTCGAATCAG GGTTGAGATGCAGAAGATGAAAGTGGTGAGGCCACCTGCTGATGTGGCCAGGTACACGATGATTTTCCACAACCGTGACCATGGTAACGAGGAGAATCGAGAGAG GATGAAGCTTCTCCGTCAGGTCTCTAGAACATGGAAGACAGACGGGCTGAATTCCTGTTCCTATAAACTGCTCTCCGTGGAACACAACCCATTGTACATCAACATCACGGTGGACTTCAGTGTGCAGCCCAAGGTCTCATAG
- the B4GALT4 gene encoding beta-1,4-galactosyltransferase 4 isoform X2, whose translation MALGLNVFNLFYKLKVLVLVTLFVMVLWTTFGYLVDTRQEIPKAKSMVEFFRKVTSLQHSQEEEKIESTADVPMVKSFQSPCPALSPYLRGASKLSFKPSVTLEEVQKENPQVAKGRYHPVECSALQHVAILIPHRNREKHLLYLLQHLHPFLQRQQLDYGIYVIHQAGNTKFNRAKLLNVGYLEALKEANWDCFIFHDVDLVPENDFNIYMCDTQPKHLVVGRNNTGYRVEMQKMKVVRPPADVARYTMIFHNRDHGNEENRERMKLLRQVSRTWKTDGLNSCSYKLLSVEHNPLYINITVDFSVQPKVS comes from the exons ATGGCCTTGGGCTTGAATGTTTTTAACCTCTTCTATAAGTTGAAAGTGTTGGTGCTTGTCACTTTATTTGTGATGGTGCTATGGACCACATTTGGTTACTTAGTGGACACCAGACAGGAAATTCCTAAAGCTAAGAGCATGGTGGAATTTTTCAGGAAGGTAACTAGCCTGCAGCACAGTCAAGAGGAAGAGAAGATTGAATCCACTGCAGATGTTCCCATGGTGAAGTCATTTCAgagtccctgcccagctctgtctcCATACCTGC GAGGTGCCAGCAAACTCTCCTTCAAACCATCTGTTACACTGGAAGAGGTGCAAAAGGAGAACCCTCAGGTAGCCAAGGGCCGGTACCACCCTGTAGagtgctcagccctgcagcacgTGGCCATCCTTATCCCACACCGCAACCGGGAGAAGCATCTGCTGTacctcctgcagcacctccaccCCTTcctgcaaaggcagcagctggattATGGCATCTATGTCATTCACcag GCTGGCAACACCAAATTTAATCGAGCCAAACTGCTGAATGTAGGATACCTAGAGGCCCTAAAAGAAGCAAACTGGGACTGTTTCATTTTCCATGATGTGGATCTGGTGCCAGAAAATGACTTTAACATTTACATGTGTGACACACAACCAAAGCACCTTGTAGTTGGCAGGAACAATACTGGATACAG GGTTGAGATGCAGAAGATGAAAGTGGTGAGGCCACCTGCTGATGTGGCCAGGTACACGATGATTTTCCACAACCGTGACCATGGTAACGAGGAGAATCGAGAGAG GATGAAGCTTCTCCGTCAGGTCTCTAGAACATGGAAGACAGACGGGCTGAATTCCTGTTCCTATAAACTGCTCTCCGTGGAACACAACCCATTGTACATCAACATCACGGTGGACTTCAGTGTGCAGCCCAAGGTCTCATAG